In a genomic window of Aggregatimonas sangjinii:
- the egtD gene encoding L-histidine N(alpha)-methyltransferase, with protein sequence MHRHTAIRFETLFEEEVYKGLTDFPKHLSSKYFYDEKGDKLFQDIMAMPEYYLTDAEFSIFENHTEEITTLFRKQGGHFNLIELGAGDGKKTKILLNHLSQNGADFTYQPIDISQNVLNGLKASLAKELPDVPIQTKQGTYFEALNELNGSNTSRKVILFLGSNIGNLLHDQAIEFLKQVRALMQEEDLLFLGVDQKKNPQTILDAYNDKTGITAAFNKNILSRINAELGGDFDVDQFLHWEVYDPESGTAKSYLVSKKEQTVTIGKLDFQAEFGPWETIHTEISQKYDDRIIMWLAEKSGLQVETEFTDSKKLYKNYVLRKAY encoded by the coding sequence ATGCATAGACATACAGCAATTAGATTTGAAACACTTTTCGAAGAAGAGGTCTATAAGGGTTTGACCGATTTTCCGAAGCATCTTTCCTCCAAATATTTTTATGATGAAAAGGGCGATAAGCTTTTTCAGGATATCATGGCGATGCCTGAATATTATCTGACGGATGCCGAGTTTTCTATTTTTGAGAACCATACAGAAGAAATTACGACGCTTTTCAGAAAACAGGGCGGACATTTTAATTTGATTGAATTGGGTGCCGGCGACGGCAAGAAGACCAAAATATTATTAAACCATCTTTCGCAAAACGGAGCTGATTTTACGTACCAGCCTATCGATATCAGCCAGAATGTACTGAACGGCTTAAAGGCATCGCTTGCCAAAGAACTTCCCGATGTTCCCATTCAAACGAAACAAGGCACCTATTTCGAGGCCTTGAACGAGCTTAACGGTTCCAATACCTCTCGAAAGGTCATCTTATTCCTCGGTTCCAACATCGGCAACCTGTTGCACGATCAAGCCATTGAATTTTTAAAACAAGTGCGCGCACTAATGCAGGAGGAAGATTTGCTCTTTTTGGGCGTTGACCAAAAGAAAAATCCACAAACCATCTTGGATGCCTATAACGATAAGACCGGTATTACCGCGGCATTCAATAAGAATATTTTGTCTCGCATCAATGCTGAATTGGGTGGCGATTTTGATGTAGACCAATTTTTGCATTGGGAAGTATATGACCCAGAATCGGGCACCGCTAAAAGCTACTTGGTTTCCAAAAAAGAACAGACGGTTACGATTGGGAAGCTTGATTTCCAGGCCGAATTCGGACCATGGGAGACCATACATACCGAAATATCGCAGAAATATGACGATAGAATCATAATGTGGCTCGCCGAAAAATCCGGGCTTCAGGTAGAAACGGAGTTTACCGACTCGAAAAAATTGTATAAAAACTATGTTCTTCGTAAGGCGTATTGA
- a CDS encoding collagen-like protein: MKTMMKIFTYVLMVFALTCISCTIEGEEGPIGPMGAQGEAGIDGVDGIDGADGINGVNGAGINEITIRDHNDNVLLGASSTLYRDKDGITAHFKTTNLIPNNAYTLWFVIFGDEPGPPMSIYAAGHIAGESGTEIFSAYKSVDVNFNNPQTAEVHMALRTHGPVQPGMLPSQIQTMDGGCTSGEPSGPSLYSDSDVVGYCANIQVGIHPPVN, encoded by the coding sequence ATGAAAACGATGATGAAAATTTTTACTTACGTACTTATGGTCTTCGCCTTAACCTGTATTTCCTGTACCATAGAGGGCGAAGAGGGGCCGATTGGTCCTATGGGTGCTCAAGGTGAGGCGGGAATCGACGGTGTCGATGGGATTGACGGTGCCGATGGTATAAACGGTGTTAACGGCGCCGGCATAAATGAGATCACTATTAGGGATCATAACGATAATGTGCTTCTAGGAGCTTCATCGACCCTATATCGTGATAAGGACGGAATTACTGCACATTTCAAAACAACAAATCTAATCCCAAATAACGCCTATACCTTGTGGTTTGTCATTTTCGGCGATGAACCGGGCCCTCCAATGTCTATATATGCCGCCGGTCATATAGCGGGAGAAAGTGGAACGGAAATCTTTTCGGCATATAAAAGCGTCGATGTAAATTTCAATAATCCACAAACGGCCGAAGTGCATATGGCATTACGTACGCACGGACCAGTTCAACCGGGAATGTTACCAAGTCAGATTCAGACCATGGATGGTGGCTGTACATCCGGGGAACCATCGGGCCCATCGCTATACTCAGACTCTGATGTAGTGGGGTATTGTGCCAATATACAAGTTGGAATACACCCTCCTGTAAACTAA
- a CDS encoding dihydrofolate reductase family protein, whose translation MNKVVYYVASSLDGFISGVNGDISKFEYHDKAVEKYQADLLNFSTVIMGRKTYEFGYQFGLEPGQPAYPHMEHYIFSETLQIKALDKMVHVEKISLERIKEIVATAKTDIYLCGGGEFAGWLLDNGLIDRLKLKLNPMVLGDGIRLFGNSKTSFTGKLIEKESFDGGIQFLTYDLK comes from the coding sequence ATGAATAAGGTAGTTTATTATGTGGCAAGTTCGCTCGATGGATTTATTTCTGGAGTGAATGGTGATATCAGCAAATTTGAATATCACGATAAAGCAGTGGAAAAATATCAAGCCGATTTGCTGAATTTCAGTACGGTTATCATGGGGCGAAAAACCTATGAATTCGGATATCAATTCGGGCTTGAACCGGGACAGCCGGCTTATCCGCACATGGAACACTATATTTTTTCAGAGACCTTACAAATCAAGGCGCTTGACAAGATGGTACATGTTGAAAAAATATCGCTGGAGCGCATCAAAGAAATAGTAGCTACCGCCAAAACCGATATTTATCTTTGTGGCGGTGGGGAATTTGCGGGCTGGCTTCTTGATAATGGTCTTATCGACCGATTGAAATTAAAATTAAACCCTATGGTGCTTGGAGATGGGATTCGGCTGTTTGGCAATTCCAAGACTTCCTTCACAGGTAAACTGATTGAAAAGGAGTCTTTTGATGGCGGAATTCAATTCTTAACCTACGATTTGAAATAG
- a CDS encoding tetratricopeptide repeat protein, which translates to MKPKNLVVFLSSLLILFTCKDDSQKIDLASLNLLRGDLQLCGSGQFGELKFSLSCNYETRDDFDLAVALLHSFQYADAEKAFVKVIDADPDCPMAYWGVAMSIYHAAWFPPSEKDLIKGAKVLAVAKNLAMDEKQRAYINAIDAFYADWQNVDHNTRALRFEKAMEKIHHDYPEDVEAAIFYTLALYSTRDRVGKDYKNERKAGKILESLFADNPNHPGIAHYIIHNYDNPVLADKGLETARRYAKIAPSSSHAQHMPSHIFTRLGIWEESIQSNIQSAESARCYKQAMHINDGFFEEIHAIDYLVYAYLQQGDNTRAEREYNAISASTTVHPLNVTAVMYPLAAIPARMALENKNWNKAASLQLQETGLDWEKFPWQKAIHHFARALGAAHTKDFAQAEAELLTLKVLHQKMLAENDRSIAIQVKQVEIQMKTAEAWRHFSENATKKAIALMQEAAALERNTSLHPLTPGDVLPAIELLGDMYLAMNKPEEALMAYEENLNKTPKRFNGLYGAALAAERSGNKEKAIHYFQELIELTKNSSSLRPEIVEAKEFILQS; encoded by the coding sequence ATGAAACCAAAAAATCTAGTAGTATTTCTATCCTCCCTCTTAATTTTATTTACCTGCAAGGATGATTCGCAAAAAATCGATTTAGCTTCTTTGAATCTATTGAGAGGTGATCTTCAACTTTGTGGGAGTGGCCAATTCGGCGAATTAAAATTCTCGTTATCCTGCAATTACGAAACTAGGGACGATTTTGATCTGGCCGTTGCTTTATTGCATTCATTTCAATATGCCGATGCCGAGAAAGCCTTCGTAAAGGTAATAGATGCCGACCCAGATTGCCCAATGGCTTATTGGGGTGTTGCCATGAGCATTTATCATGCTGCTTGGTTTCCGCCTTCCGAAAAAGACTTGATAAAAGGTGCTAAAGTATTGGCCGTGGCCAAAAACTTAGCTATGGACGAAAAGCAGCGGGCTTATATCAATGCCATCGATGCCTTTTATGCCGATTGGCAAAATGTAGATCACAACACTAGGGCCTTGCGTTTTGAAAAAGCAATGGAAAAAATTCACCACGATTATCCCGAGGATGTGGAAGCGGCAATTTTTTATACTTTGGCCCTATATTCAACTCGGGATAGAGTTGGAAAGGACTATAAAAATGAACGGAAAGCAGGAAAAATTCTGGAGTCACTCTTTGCGGACAATCCTAACCATCCCGGGATTGCGCATTACATTATACACAACTACGACAACCCCGTTTTAGCCGATAAAGGACTGGAAACGGCGCGTAGGTACGCAAAAATCGCCCCATCCTCCTCACATGCCCAGCACATGCCTTCCCATATTTTCACACGACTTGGTATTTGGGAAGAATCCATACAATCGAACATTCAATCCGCCGAAAGTGCACGTTGCTACAAGCAAGCAATGCATATAAATGATGGTTTTTTCGAAGAGATACATGCCATAGATTACCTTGTTTATGCCTATTTACAGCAGGGTGATAATACTCGGGCTGAAAGAGAGTATAATGCAATTAGCGCGTCCACAACTGTCCATCCCTTAAATGTTACCGCTGTCATGTATCCGCTTGCAGCGATACCTGCTCGAATGGCTCTCGAAAACAAGAATTGGAACAAGGCGGCAAGTTTACAATTACAGGAAACAGGTTTGGATTGGGAAAAATTTCCATGGCAAAAGGCCATTCATCATTTTGCAAGAGCTTTAGGTGCGGCGCATACCAAAGATTTTGCCCAAGCCGAAGCGGAACTTCTGACGCTAAAAGTATTACACCAAAAAATGCTTGCTGAAAACGACCGTTCAATAGCTATTCAGGTAAAACAAGTTGAAATTCAGATGAAAACCGCGGAAGCTTGGCGGCATTTCAGTGAAAACGCTACCAAAAAAGCAATAGCGCTTATGCAAGAAGCAGCGGCCTTGGAGCGCAATACAAGCCTGCATCCGCTTACACCGGGAGACGTATTACCGGCCATTGAATTACTAGGTGATATGTATTTGGCGATGAACAAACCAGAGGAAGCATTAATGGCTTACGAGGAAAACCTAAACAAGACCCCCAAAAGATTCAACGGACTCTATGGTGCTGCCCTGGCTGCCGAGCGGTCCGGTAATAAAGAGAAGGCGATACACTATTTCCAAGAACTTATCGAATTGACCAAAAATTCGAGCAGTTTGCGACCTGAAATTGTTGAAGCCAAGGAATTCATACTACAATCTTAA
- a CDS encoding hybrid sensor histidine kinase/response regulator transcription factor codes for MNKLFQYKNFVWILFLVYATGFAQTHKPNIKSYSLEDGLSKTNIFDLLRDSSGFVWIGTSDGLNRFDGYSFRHFKPNASDTTAISGNYINKLLEDKNGNIWVGTLDGLDVYHPDTETFKKIVLNAAKNRSVTSLEIQDNGTLWVGTRNTGVYRLLPIGQKKFEKDNFLNATTITSLFIDSQEQLWIGGLEGDIFTIDLKQNTTKPKLLQLNIEGRVQAFYRFDKKLFIGTEVGFYIYDILTKFVKKVNLSELHQGTAKQITEFLDAGSLGVWIGTGSGLFLFDRETEKVLQKIEYDDNDVNGLSNNQVFSLLQLTQNQLFVGTNSNLDLLDFNGSYFKNFSKNKEGEHLLNANSTPTIFKDDENIWVGTDGGLNLITNDSTYYFREDQSNPNSISGNVIREIQKDTQNHRLWIATLQGLNMIDLKTFNPHSPFFKTYTYDSNNRNSISNDLLKSITLDQENNVWGATFGQGIFRLHLNGKGEVDVVRFKNDTENANSLINNFVEKIMADTENVVWAGTQGGLSRLSFADNSLKNPIFTNKVVLEKSRNSPEARPSVILDMTVDSKGNRWFASTYGLNLYLGNNEFKTWTDQQMSLDGLIFSVQHDDDDKLWMGTTAGIIGFNPETEDFKIYGIADGIQKSDFILHAKFKDQAGTIYLGGKGGLTYFHPKDLEKIDHSEPLYFSQLRVKDEIAKTTNASKPWLTSAINKTEMLQFEHDEFPFYLDFSSIDYRLNKDVSFAYKLLPTDTGWNILRDREIQFLNLPTGNYTLQVNGFSRGQEWSDSPLEMNLVILPPWWATWWAYLIYLGLATALVYGFYRFQLSKRLAISESLRLKEVSQLKSSLYDNITHEFRTPLTVILGMTDSLESELRSKTNPPIKNAVEMIRRNGKNLLSLVNEMLDLSKLESGQMDTHLGQMNVIPFIKYLGESFHSFAQEDDIHFTVYCEIDELMMDTDSQKLSTIISNLLSNAIKFTPPLGKIVLHIRNEKDTMLVMKVTDTGTGITQEELPHIFNRFYQADASVTRKRDGTGIGLALTKELVQLLGGEIEVQSTPNEGSIFKVALPITRNAPKTSVDLLQRGERSVSQLAAVEFKKITDLNEDLPLVLIIEDNKDVAYYLNQCLNGYYKTIHAINGIVGLEMAFEHTPDIVISDVMMPGKDGYEVCRMLKEDQRTDHIPIVLLTAKVTAKDRVLGLTQGADAYLAKPFLKEELFARLEQLLFLRKKLIAKFQQGQISKILAKQPKNTETIFIAKVIELIHEELDNASFGVSKLSSKLGLSESQVYRKLKAITGKSTAIFIRTIRLESAKEQLRTTDKTVSEIAYAVGFNDPSWFSRAFKEEYGVAPGSIFK; via the coding sequence ATGAACAAATTGTTCCAGTATAAGAACTTTGTATGGATATTATTTTTGGTATATGCAACCGGCTTTGCACAGACCCATAAACCGAATATAAAATCATATTCTTTAGAAGATGGTCTTTCAAAAACCAATATTTTCGATTTATTAAGGGATAGTTCAGGGTTTGTTTGGATTGGCACCTCCGACGGATTGAATAGGTTCGATGGCTATTCATTCCGGCATTTTAAACCAAATGCAAGCGATACTACAGCTATTTCCGGGAATTATATCAACAAACTTTTAGAGGATAAAAATGGAAATATCTGGGTCGGCACCTTGGATGGTCTCGATGTATATCATCCTGATACCGAAACGTTCAAAAAGATAGTTTTAAATGCTGCGAAAAATAGAAGTGTCACAAGTCTAGAAATTCAAGACAATGGCACTCTTTGGGTGGGCACAAGAAATACAGGGGTCTATCGGTTACTTCCCATTGGGCAAAAAAAGTTCGAAAAAGACAATTTTTTGAATGCTACTACAATTACCTCGCTATTTATAGATTCACAAGAACAATTATGGATCGGAGGTTTAGAAGGGGACATTTTTACAATAGACTTGAAACAAAATACTACGAAACCAAAATTACTGCAACTAAATATTGAGGGTAGGGTACAAGCTTTTTATCGATTCGATAAAAAGCTATTTATCGGAACGGAAGTAGGTTTTTACATCTATGATATACTGACCAAATTTGTTAAAAAAGTCAATCTAAGCGAACTGCATCAGGGTACTGCCAAACAAATTACCGAGTTTCTAGACGCGGGCAGTTTAGGAGTTTGGATAGGTACCGGCTCGGGATTGTTCTTATTCGATCGGGAAACTGAAAAAGTGTTGCAAAAAATCGAATACGATGATAATGATGTCAATGGGTTGAGTAATAACCAAGTATTTTCGTTATTGCAGCTTACCCAAAATCAATTATTCGTCGGCACAAATAGTAATCTTGACCTTTTGGACTTCAACGGGTCATACTTTAAAAATTTTTCGAAAAACAAAGAAGGAGAACATCTGCTGAACGCCAACAGTACGCCCACGATCTTTAAGGACGACGAAAATATATGGGTCGGTACGGATGGGGGATTAAATCTAATTACGAATGATAGTACCTATTATTTCAGGGAAGACCAATCAAATCCGAATAGTATTTCGGGAAATGTAATTCGGGAAATACAAAAAGACACGCAGAATCATAGATTGTGGATAGCCACCCTGCAAGGGCTTAATATGATTGACTTAAAGACCTTTAATCCTCATTCGCCATTTTTTAAAACATATACTTACGATTCAAACAATCGCAATAGCATTAGCAACGATCTATTGAAAAGTATCACCCTTGATCAGGAAAACAATGTGTGGGGGGCAACGTTTGGGCAGGGTATTTTTCGGCTTCACCTTAACGGCAAAGGTGAGGTAGACGTAGTGCGATTTAAAAATGACACCGAGAATGCAAATTCCTTGATCAACAATTTCGTGGAGAAGATCATGGCCGATACGGAGAATGTTGTTTGGGCAGGTACACAAGGCGGATTAAGTAGATTGAGTTTTGCCGATAATTCTTTGAAGAATCCGATTTTCACGAATAAAGTGGTGCTCGAAAAGTCCCGAAATTCTCCTGAAGCAAGACCTAGTGTTATCCTCGACATGACCGTTGATTCCAAAGGTAACCGATGGTTCGCATCTACGTATGGTCTCAATCTGTATTTAGGCAACAATGAATTCAAAACATGGACAGATCAACAAATGAGTCTTGATGGACTTATTTTTAGCGTGCAACATGATGACGACGATAAATTATGGATGGGGACAACTGCGGGAATCATAGGCTTTAATCCCGAAACCGAAGACTTCAAAATCTACGGTATTGCAGATGGTATCCAGAAAAGCGATTTTATCCTGCACGCCAAATTCAAAGATCAGGCTGGTACTATTTATTTAGGAGGAAAAGGAGGTCTTACTTATTTTCATCCCAAAGATTTAGAAAAGATAGACCATTCGGAGCCTCTTTATTTTTCTCAATTACGTGTAAAAGATGAAATAGCCAAAACTACAAATGCATCAAAGCCATGGTTGACTTCTGCGATAAACAAAACGGAGATGCTACAATTTGAACATGACGAATTCCCTTTTTACCTGGACTTTTCAAGTATCGATTACAGGTTGAACAAAGACGTATCATTTGCTTACAAATTACTTCCCACCGATACAGGATGGAACATACTAAGAGATCGCGAGATCCAATTTTTAAACCTTCCGACCGGCAATTATACATTGCAAGTGAACGGATTTTCAAGAGGTCAAGAATGGAGTGACTCTCCATTGGAGATGAATTTAGTAATTCTGCCACCCTGGTGGGCCACATGGTGGGCCTATCTGATCTATTTAGGATTAGCGACGGCCTTGGTCTATGGTTTCTACCGATTTCAGCTTTCCAAAAGATTGGCGATTTCAGAAAGCCTTCGTCTGAAGGAGGTCAGCCAATTAAAGAGTAGCCTGTACGACAATATCACACATGAATTTAGAACACCATTAACCGTCATTCTTGGTATGACCGATTCATTGGAGAGCGAACTACGGTCTAAAACGAATCCACCTATCAAAAATGCGGTTGAAATGATTCGTAGAAACGGAAAAAATCTGTTATCGCTAGTTAATGAGATGCTAGATCTGTCCAAACTCGAAAGCGGTCAGATGGATACACATTTAGGGCAGATGAACGTGATTCCCTTTATCAAATATTTAGGGGAGAGTTTTCATTCTTTTGCCCAAGAAGATGATATACATTTTACGGTATATTGCGAAATCGATGAATTAATGATGGACACTGATTCCCAAAAATTGTCGACCATCATCTCTAACCTCCTTTCAAATGCCATAAAGTTTACGCCGCCATTAGGAAAAATTGTTTTACACATACGTAATGAAAAGGATACGATGTTGGTGATGAAAGTTACGGACACGGGAACCGGTATAACCCAAGAGGAGTTACCCCATATTTTCAATCGTTTTTACCAAGCGGATGCGTCCGTTACCAGAAAAAGGGATGGTACGGGTATCGGTCTTGCCTTGACCAAGGAATTGGTACAACTGCTCGGAGGTGAAATCGAAGTTCAAAGTACGCCAAATGAAGGTAGTATTTTTAAAGTGGCATTACCCATAACCCGAAATGCACCAAAGACCAGTGTTGACCTATTGCAACGTGGTGAACGATCGGTTTCACAACTAGCTGCCGTAGAATTTAAAAAAATTACCGATTTAAATGAAGATTTGCCATTGGTGCTAATTATAGAGGACAACAAAGATGTAGCCTATTATCTCAACCAGTGCCTAAACGGCTACTATAAAACCATACATGCCATTAATGGCATAGTAGGCTTGGAAATGGCATTCGAACACACGCCTGATATTGTCATTTCCGACGTGATGATGCCGGGAAAAGATGGTTATGAAGTTTGCAGGATGTTAAAGGAAGATCAACGTACGGATCATATACCCATTGTACTGCTTACAGCCAAAGTCACGGCAAAAGACCGTGTTTTGGGGCTTACTCAAGGTGCCGATGCCTATTTAGCAAAACCCTTCTTGAAAGAAGAGTTGTTTGCGCGATTGGAACAATTACTTTTTCTAAGGAAAAAATTAATTGCCAAATTCCAACAGGGCCAAATATCCAAGATATTGGCAAAACAACCCAAGAATACCGAAACTATATTTATCGCCAAGGTTATTGAGTTGATTCATGAGGAGTTGGACAATGCTAGCTTTGGTGTCTCCAAACTTAGTTCTAAATTAGGCCTAAGCGAGTCGCAGGTATATCGAAAACTAAAAGCGATTACAGGGAAATCTACTGCTATTTTTATAAGAACCATTCGCCTCGAATCGGCGAAAGAACAACTACGAACTACCGACAAAACCGTTTCGGAAATTGCCTATGCCGTAGGTTTTAATGATCCTTCATGGTTTAGTAGGGCTTTTAAGGAAGAATATGGGGTTGCGCCCGGCAGTATTTTCAAATAG
- a CDS encoding tetratricopeptide repeat protein → MKTKISLIALGASLLMSIYFMNSDANGIQTTKYQNASFNFIKCTPAKFMLNVVDTSQQISPLFNNLGNLHFPISTKNERAQTFFDQGIKLSYAFNHAEGHRSFMEATRLDPKSAMAYWGQAFALGPNINDPMPVDARKVKIKEAMTKARKLSSKASIKEQALIEALSARYSEDLTADVAELNMAYMHAMAKVVEQFPEDANIQILYAASVMNTVPWNYWDKDGNPSPNIKEAKAALETAMELEPENPGAHHYYIHMVELPYPDMGVASADKLVTLMPGAGHIVHMPSHIYIRVGRYLDAVKVNQVAIQADEDYIAQCFAQGLYPLAYYPHNIHFLWSSASLLGASEIAIDAAKKTAEKVPIGELVALPFLQDFSATPLLAYTRFGKWNEILTIPAPSPDIKHLNLIRHYARGIAFIRKGNLKDAKEELQAIETLKKDPELQTIVATANNASIYSANIAYEIVAGELAAAEGEILKALGHLEKAVEFEDALTYSEPSAWHIPTRQNLGAVLMNAKKFEEAESIFKEDLAILRQNGWSLMGLHNSLKAQGKFKEAQEIKAEFDKAWEHADIEIDSSVL, encoded by the coding sequence ATGAAAACAAAAATCAGTCTCATAGCCTTGGGAGCCTCGCTATTAATGTCCATCTATTTTATGAATAGCGATGCCAACGGAATTCAAACCACCAAGTATCAAAATGCATCCTTTAATTTTATCAAATGTACACCCGCCAAATTTATGTTGAATGTGGTTGACACTAGCCAACAGATTTCACCGCTGTTCAATAATCTAGGTAATCTTCATTTTCCTATTTCTACCAAGAATGAAAGGGCACAGACATTTTTTGACCAAGGCATAAAATTATCCTATGCTTTTAACCATGCAGAAGGACATCGTTCGTTTATGGAAGCGACCAGATTAGACCCGAAATCAGCAATGGCATATTGGGGTCAGGCTTTTGCATTAGGTCCGAATATCAATGACCCTATGCCTGTCGATGCACGTAAGGTCAAAATTAAAGAGGCTATGACAAAAGCCAGAAAATTATCGTCAAAAGCGAGTATAAAGGAACAGGCGCTTATAGAAGCATTATCGGCTAGATATAGCGAAGATCTGACCGCAGATGTGGCGGAACTTAATATGGCATACATGCATGCTATGGCTAAAGTGGTCGAACAATTTCCCGAAGACGCGAACATTCAGATTTTATATGCCGCTTCGGTGATGAATACAGTTCCATGGAATTATTGGGATAAAGACGGAAATCCATCACCAAATATTAAAGAAGCGAAAGCTGCCCTTGAAACTGCGATGGAACTTGAACCAGAAAACCCAGGAGCGCATCACTATTATATTCATATGGTAGAATTACCATATCCGGATATGGGCGTAGCTAGCGCTGATAAATTAGTGACCCTTATGCCGGGTGCTGGTCATATTGTTCACATGCCGTCACATATTTATATTCGCGTGGGTCGATATTTAGATGCTGTTAAAGTAAACCAGGTGGCCATTCAAGCAGATGAGGATTATATTGCCCAATGCTTTGCTCAGGGCCTTTATCCGCTAGCCTATTACCCGCATAATATTCATTTCCTGTGGTCTTCGGCAAGTTTATTAGGGGCTAGCGAAATCGCTATTGACGCCGCGAAAAAAACAGCCGAAAAGGTACCTATAGGCGAACTTGTAGCGCTACCTTTTTTACAGGACTTTTCCGCTACCCCTTTATTGGCTTACACACGTTTTGGTAAGTGGAATGAAATTCTGACTATCCCAGCGCCTAGTCCCGATATCAAACATCTAAACCTAATTCGACACTACGCCCGCGGAATCGCGTTTATAAGAAAAGGAAATCTTAAGGACGCAAAAGAAGAACTCCAGGCCATCGAGACTTTAAAAAAGGACCCGGAATTGCAAACAATAGTCGCCACTGCGAACAACGCTTCGATTTATTCGGCCAATATAGCTTACGAAATTGTAGCTGGTGAATTGGCAGCAGCTGAGGGCGAGATTTTAAAGGCATTAGGTCATTTAGAAAAAGCCGTCGAATTTGAAGATGCGCTAACCTATTCGGAGCCGTCTGCATGGCACATTCCAACACGTCAGAATTTAGGAGCTGTTTTAATGAACGCTAAAAAGTTTGAAGAAGCTGAAAGTATATTTAAGGAAGATTTAGCAATTCTTCGTCAAAACGGATGGTCTTTAATGGGACTGCATAACAGCTTAAAAGCGCAGGGCAAATTTAAAGAAGCTCAAGAAATCAAAGCAGAATTCGATAAAGCTTGGGAACATGCTGATATTGAAATTGATTCCTCTGTGTTATAG
- a CDS encoding DUF427 domain-containing protein, whose amino-acid sequence MKAIWNNAVIAESDDTVVVENNHYFPAESIKKEYFTESETHSTCPWKGVASYYTLNVDGKQNPDAAWYYPEVSELAKGIKGRVAFWKGVTVEK is encoded by the coding sequence ATGAAAGCTATTTGGAACAATGCGGTTATCGCAGAGAGCGACGACACGGTGGTCGTCGAAAACAACCATTATTTTCCTGCGGAGAGTATTAAGAAAGAATATTTTACTGAAAGTGAAACCCATAGCACTTGCCCTTGGAAGGGTGTTGCGTCTTATTACACCTTAAATGTAGATGGAAAACAGAATCCCGATGCAGCGTGGTACTATCCTGAGGTGAGCGAACTGGCCAAAGGTATCAAAGGCAGGGTCGCCTTTTGGAAAGGGGTCACCGTTGAAAAGTAA
- a CDS encoding SCO family protein codes for MNVIKKSRISFSALAFLVVGLGVFMYTVYFQEEQLPVFNPTDFNPELVDGSLQAVSENHTVSDFELINQNGATITQADYENKVYVADFFFTRCPSICPIMTNNMEKLQQKFSEDEVVMLLSMSVTPELDSIPVLKEYADKYGAIASKWNITTGDKKHIYNLARQSYFAVVDEGDGGLQDFIHTPNFILVDRKKQIRGVYDGTKDQEIDRLIGDIEVLKRK; via the coding sequence ATGAACGTAATTAAAAAATCAAGAATCTCATTTTCTGCATTGGCTTTTTTGGTAGTTGGCCTTGGTGTTTTTATGTATACCGTTTACTTTCAGGAAGAACAGCTTCCCGTATTCAATCCAACGGATTTCAATCCGGAACTGGTCGATGGTTCGCTGCAGGCTGTAAGTGAAAACCACACCGTTTCCGATTTTGAGCTCATTAATCAGAATGGGGCAACCATTACCCAGGCGGATTATGAAAATAAGGTCTATGTGGCTGACTTCTTTTTTACCCGCTGCCCGAGTATCTGCCCGATTATGACTAATAATATGGAAAAATTACAGCAAAAATTTTCAGAAGATGAGGTCGTCATGTTGCTCTCCATGTCGGTAACCCCGGAACTGGACAGCATTCCAGTATTAAAGGAATACGCGGATAAATATGGAGCGATAGCTTCCAAATGGAATATTACTACAGGAGACAAAAAACACATCTATAACTTAGCGCGCCAGAGCTATTTTGCTGTTGTAGATGAAGGGGATGGGGGTTTACAGGATTTTATTCATACCCCCAATTTTATACTGGTCGATAGGAAAAAGCAAATACGAGGGGTTTATGATGGCACAAAGGACCAAGAAATCGACCGTCTGATTGGTGACATCGAGGTTTTAAAGAGGAAGTGA